The DNA window TGTTGTTTCCAACTCAAATGCTAGAATTTCATATTTAGCAATTACTATCTAAGAAAATAAGTgtattaattaagtaattatttttaaggtaCGGATGGATCTCAAGCAGCTGGTATAAGTGTGGTGCGAGTGGGTCATGAAGGAAAACCAGATGATGCTACTGATTCAGAAAATGAGGATGAAAAAATTCCCCATGTTACGTTGTCTGTAGACAGCTATTATGATGAGCCAGACAGCATTATAAAATATGGTAAACCTCATTCCTTTATTTTAACACATACCAATTGACTTTGTCTTCATGCTGATAGTTATGAATGAAATTGGTTGTTAAATGTTTGGTTAATCTTTTACCAACTACACTAAATTACCCAActtatgaaatttaataattagaGTAAAAATGAAAGATTGAATTGTAATTCAcggagtatatttataatataaatttgcttattgtATCAGACAGCGGAGCAGAAATGTTACAGTCCTTAAGAATAGAAACAAGGGAAAATAGCTTAGTGGGATTCCAAAATGACCATTGCTATACACCACTTAAGTCACCAAGCCAGACAATACCCCAGAGAAGTgaacaatttaaatttgatgACCCTGTAATcgaaataacacatacaccaccACCAAAACCAGTTACTCCAAAAAAGATCACTATTTTAGAgcaaaaaataatacctaaagGTAAAAAGATTGTCTTAAATACAACAGAGCCTTCTATTATTCTTAAAAGTAATGATATATTGACTAAGCCACTACCTGTATTTACAAAGTCTAAAGTTTTAAATGAGGTGGAAAAGCCACCTGCGGTTGAAGAAAATACAGAATCGTCATCAATTAGTTCTTCAGGCGACAGTACAGCTGATAGAGATTCAGATTCTGATTACAAAGAAACAAAGGAAAAAACAGCCACATTAAAACCAAAAAAGCCTAAATCAAAACCTAGGATATTAAAAAGTGCTACAAAAATTgttaagacagattttaaattaGCACCAAagctaaaaattaataaaaccatattaaaaaaagatattaaagaaaaacttttaagtAAGAACCCATACTTAGAGAAGAAGCAATTGGATTTAGATAATTTGATTCCTGCTACAACAGTAACAGCAACATCAGTTACTTCTTCAGATCCAAGTAAGCTTGCACCAAAATTGACGCcgaaagttattaaaaaagataaaaaaacgcCAGCACATATGTCAGCCCTGTTGACAGATATGACATCATTATTTTCCACACCAGATGTTATTAGGAGAGTTTCAACAGAAAATAAAGTGCCAAGCAAAACAGACAAAGAAACTGTACAATCAACTAGGAAATCTATTGATAGTAGTAAACCAGAATTCAATGAAGAAAAaccaatctctcaaatagtttcctCGGTAACTACAGAGGAAACAAAACCACCGCAAAAAACATACCTAAGACAGATTAAAATTGGGCCCAACATTGCTGAAAAATCTAGAGGTTATGACCCAATGCCCCAACTGGATGATGCAAGCTTAGCTCAAATATTGCAGGACAATACACCACAACCAATGAAGGTAGTGCCAAGCATATCTTCTGCTAACATAATTAATAGTCCCGGATTGGCAGGTCCACTCTCCCCAACATTAGATTTACTAGCCGGTCTACAACCTGAAGAAGATGGGTTAACTGAAGATTTGCTGATGCATGTTGCTCAATTGGTAGAGAGTTCTGAAAATTTGCAAGAAGTAATAGACAAACAGGTCTTAGGCAAAGTGGAAACTCCTGCAAAAGTTCCCGAACAACAACCTTACCAACAAGCTCAGACACCTAGTAATCCTTACACATTACCAATAAAAACTGTCAAAAGTATAATTCCCCGTAAAGATCCTATAGAGATAGTTCGTAGGGATGGGAGAGTCATTACATTGCCACCTATAGAAGCACCAGCTACAAGATCATCTAAGAGGAAAAACCAGCTTGATACATCAAATACAGAAGAGAGTGCAGTTATTGCACCAACTACACCTACTTATCCAATTGTAGTAACTCCAGAACCAATAGTACAGCATATTTCCAAGCAGTACTCAAATaagaaattgttaaataaaaagccAGAACCTATAGTACCGGCTGCACCTGTTGAGAAAATTACTGCAGAATCACAAGAAAGTTGGAATTCAGAAGATGATCCCAATAGGTATGATATGTATTTGAAAGATTTTCCtctgatttaaatttttcaatgtttttttcttaacaacatgaaaataaaattttacataaagttatatttttattattatacattcctattaagttataaaatatttgtaggaTATGGTGCATATGCAAGCAGCCACACAACAATAGATTTATGATATGCTGTGATGCATGTGAGGACTGGTTCCACGGAAAATGTGTAAACATCACAAAAGCCATGGGGCAACAGATGGAGGAGCAAGGGATTGAGTGGAGGTGCCCCAATTGTGTTAAGAAAACCCCTTCTGCAAAGAATATTGTTAACAAGGTAATTTCTAAATGAtactaacatattataatatttaaagaaactcTTAACTGTATGTAATTTGGGGAGTTTGCTCTATAACATtgaaaattattcatattttcGTCAAGATTATCCAAACATAAAGTAACTTAATTATAATACCTTTTTACCTTAACATAAATAAGCAAAAGTGCTAGGTTTATTTGACTTATATGACTATACTGAGTTGAGTCTGATACATAAGTAATCCAAATTTAAGGTagaaaagaaattatttttggaatttttatattatgcaatACTCATAGACATTGTCAAGACTTTTTGCGTAGGGCATGTCAATATGACATTatagtaaaatgtatttaactggcagttttatttgattaataaataaaataacattttgtgtTTTAGGTTCCCACAATGGCAAAGGATAACGCTGGAGTAAGTACTTCACAACCTGCTATCACAAAAGAATTAACCACAAAAACTACTTGCATTGTTTGTAAGAAACCTGCACGTGCTAGTAGCATTTACTGCAGCGATGCATGCATACTCAAACACGCCCAAGACTCACTCGGCAGTCAGTCTGCCTCCAAAACTGACACTTCCAGTGGCAAGCCACTTGAGAAATCAAACTCTGAATCCAGGGtaagcaaataataaaacttactttGTTACTAATATATTTGCTGTGCCAGGATTTTAAGTATTactgtttaaatataatatatattataatatcaatctAGTACCTACCAGCTGTGCTCACATATAAcaaattattcatatttaaaatgtcaatattaaccgatatatttgtattatgtaaCCTAATAAATGTTGACTGCACTATCACATAGTTAATTTCAATATGCCTAAAGGATAAAGACACAAAGGAGAGAAGGAGAAATGGTGTGGAGTGATAAAAggtttaaaattgataattatttcttttaggTTATTGTTTATGAAAGAAAATCTGGAAGACTCCTCGCAGGACCTAATGCTCCCACAGCTGAAAACCTTAAAATTTGGCTCCAAAAGAATCCGACATTCGAAGTTGTTCGTCCTGGTACGCTGTCCGCTATCAAACCCAATGTTATACGAAAGAAACCGTCACTTGagacaaataaaattcaaactaCACTCAACTTTGCAAGAATTCCTAGGAAGTCTGCCGCCGAACAGTCGCCACTTTCTCCGCAAATTAAAACTCCTCAACCCGAACCtaaagaaaaaatgttaaagtCTCTGCTTCCATCGCCTAGAGAAGAAGTTAAAACAACACCAAGGCCTAAAACTCCAGTCACACCAAAACCCCAGCAGCAACAATTGTGTGAAACTCCAAAGTCTTCCAACAAAGTCGCGAGTGAACCTAAGAAACTAGTTCGCTCAACATTAAGTAGATCACAGTCATTGACAGAAAAGGTTTGTTGATCTATTTTCTAAATGTTgttcttgttgttgtttttctttatctatAAGTATACAGACTGGGTGGTTCTACAAGGTCACAATTATTGTGATAATCCACTCCAGTAGGGTGGCCACCAAATATGTCATTTTGTTATATCAGTCTATGTTATTTAAGCAGGTTTGAAACTTTTTGAAGGTACCTTCTGGTTTTCGGCTTTAAGTAGCCccgttttagatttaattaaatttgtagaTTATTAAtggatttaattttgaattaaattttattattaatgtaaaatccATGGATCATAAAAACcagattttatttgtttttaaatgtctCGAAAGTGgagtaacttttttatttatatggagtATAGACTCTAAAGAGAACTAAACTATCCATTTCACAATGCTCCCTATTGAAAAGCGTAGTCCTTCTTTTAGACATGTCAAATTAGTTtggatttgaataatttaaataaagttggcATGATTtccaagtttatttaaatgaggAAAAATAAGAATTTCCACTTGGGACTACTTTttatactataaacaacgatcATAATCGCTTTGGGAAAAgttataatcaaattaattttagGTGATAGGAAGTTCACCGGGTTACCTAGTTAATgttaaacttttgcattttcCCGCTACGTATCTTTTATGTTAAgtatggataaataaaataaggctCGTAAATCCTTATCTGAGGTTCGAAAAACTTCCGCGTCAACATGGGCTGACTCACATATAAAAATCATCGCCCATTACGTAACATtacgaaaataaactttaattgcttaatgtTAGAGTATTTTGTTAATAAGTTTTGTCatattcgtttgtttgtttaatgtaGCTGTAACAAACACGGAGGAGGTCTCGTTCTCCATTTAGTTCTGTATCGTAAGCTCCTTTGCTATATTAGGTTAGCTAAATAGTTATATAGTTAACGTGTaagataacaattatttttaccgcgttaattattttgttactatCACTTTAACATTAAACTGAATTTAATTGATTGTCAATTTGTTCCTGATGTAAAAATTGTAGTCTCTTCTTTAAAATGGGGCCGCTGGTCTATTTATggtttaatttacaaaataataataaactgattCTTGTGTAATGCGATCAACCTTGGTATGTTTACACTATGATTAAAGCAGATTTTGGCGCGCTCACGTTAATTGTTTCACCACAGCCACCGGCAGTATCGCCGTCCACTTCGAGACGAAAGGACTCTTCGGAAAGGAAACCCAGAATGAGTTCAGAGGATCCCATCCGCGATAATGTGAAGAAATCGTTACAAGAACAAATCTCAATACGAATGGCTGAAAGCGATGGTTCGAAATTCACAGAAGAGGAAATTCAACAGTTTGCGTTCGAAACTGAGCTTGAACTGCATGAACTGTTTAATCGAGATGTTGGGATGAAGTATAAAGCCAAATACAGATCGCTCATGTTCAATATTAAGGACCGTAAAAACTTGTCATTGTGGGAAAAGATTCGTAAACGTGTAATAACACCTAAGCAATtggtatgtttgttttttatttttataatgataagTATTTAAACGAAACAAAATGTTCTTATACAAGTGACTTCAAAATTTCAGGTAAGACTATCGCCGGAAGAATTGGCGAGTCAAGAATTAGCCGAATGGCGAGACCAACAGGAAAAACATCAATTGGAATTAATCAAGAAATCTGAAATCGATCTTTTAGCTGCGAGCAAAACATATGTATTGAAAACGCATAAGGGAGAGGaggtaaatataatttgtttattcatcACATTTGCTCGTTACGAGAACCTTATTACATCGGtataatccaagatattagacacgagtgttttatttcaaaattaccgTTCTTGTGCTTTATTTGTAATCAATCACccgatttagtttagtttgtacCTTGCTGCTAGTTTTATGTATGAAGATGGACCACTTTTAATACCGCTTCGACtttcaaatgcaatgttaccaaactaaatgtataaattataactattaacaTTTCCGATTGGATTATTTTGGTCATtcaattttgcaattttttttaatattttataggtaaTGCAAACAAAAGAATCCGTATCAACTGAATTAGATCCAAACGTACCAGTGGAAGATTTGGTTTCAGCACTAAACGACGCCGTCGGTGATGGTTTACCACCTGATAGTACGGCCCAGACAGAAGAACcgtaagtttttaatttgttgcCTTTTCAAAACATTGTATATATATCGAAATTATAGTTATGTACAAATTAATGGTTATATCTACAGGTCTAAAAAAGATACAGCACACAAAAAACACGGCATCGGCAAGAAAAAAGACAAACAAGAAAACGGAAACAGttcaaagaagaaagaaaaaagagAATTAGAAAA is part of the Pararge aegeria chromosome 2, ilParAegt1.1, whole genome shotgun sequence genome and encodes:
- the LOC120628215 gene encoding death-inducer obliterator 1 isoform X3 gives rise to the protein MSNTVITNYTDLNGPSTKTDSSVVVIVNKDGSLSVDQNLLDTLMGTDGSQAAGISVVRVGHEGKPDDATDSENEDEKIPHVTLSVDSYYDEPDSIIKYDSGAEMLQSLRIETRENSLVGFQNDHCYTPLKSPSQTIPQRSEQFKFDDPVIEITHTPPPKPVTPKKITILEQKIIPKGKKIVLNTTEPSIILKSNDILTKPLPVFTKSKVLNEVEKPPAVEENTESSSISSSGDSTADRDSDSDYKETKEKTATLKPKKPKSKPRILKSATKIVKTDFKLAPKLKINKTILKKDIKEKLLSKNPYLEKKQLDLDNLIPATTVTATSVTSSDPSKLAPKLTPKVIKKDKKTPAHMSALLTDMTSLFSTPDVIRRVSTENKVPSKTDKETVQSTRKSIDSSKPEFNEEKPISQIVSSVTTEETKPPQKTYLRQIKIGPNIAEKSRGYDPMPQLDDASLAQILQDNTPQPMKVVPSISSANIINSPGLAGPLSPTLDLLAGLQPEEDGLTEDLLMHVAQLVESSENLQEVIDKQVLGKVETPAKVPEQQPYQQAQTPSNPYTLPIKTVKSIIPRKDPIEIVRRDGRVITLPPIEAPATRSSKRKNQLDTSNTEESAVIAPTTPTYPIVVTPEPIVQHISKQYSNKKLLNKKPEPIVPAAPVEKITAESQESWNSEDDPNRIWCICKQPHNNRFMICCDACEDWFHGKCVNITKAMGQQMEEQGIEWRCPNCVKKTPSAKNIVNKVPTMAKDNAGVIVYERKSGRLLAGPNAPTAENLKIWLQKNPTFEVVRPGTLSAIKPNVIRKKPSLETNKIQTTLNFARIPRKSAAEQSPLSPQIKTPQPEPKEKMLKSLLPSPREEVKTTPRPKTPVTPKPQQQQLCETPKSSNKVASEPKKLVRSTLSRSQSLTEKPPAVSPSTSRRKDSSERKPRMSSEDPIRDNVKKSLQEQISIRMAESDGSKFTEEEIQQFAFETELELHELFNRDVGMKYKAKYRSLMFNIKDRKNLSLWEKIRKRVITPKQLVRLSPEELASQELAEWRDQQEKHQLELIKKSEIDLLAASKTYVLKTHKGEEVMQTKESVSTELDPNVPVEDLVSALNDAVGDGLPPDSTAQTEEPSKKDTAHKKHGIGKKKDKQENGNSSKKKEKRELEKKKSRSSRRKSELKEKERRSSRRAERKISRSRSKSKEKLKTEVTKEKARDRSRSRQRSRSRAKSKRRSREHSRSNSRSRARSRSLRRSSRRSTSKDSVKRRVSREEISRSKRRRSSDEKSKLRSRSQEPVYIKSKNDSTDSDSIERPKSAMMKEIHPEYDPHEPMITSAFSEEDLRKSREDVYDDSYKNEVSEYGNVDYDAAKSFSINTNEGNVTLSPPQYLEKQDKISAEAESDQEPTSTVEHSAATVWNGCINMVDVARFYVAAHEVSGNALDLEDDLSPELDIVGRINPDTVWDYISKMKRASNKDIVILKLQAANDEEKMQYIALYSYLSSRNRLGVVKVSNTATIKDLYIVPAPANTPLPSVLLPLDGPGVGELKTHLLIAIIIRQRKKRAAASLPKDIVPAKVARESRKKSYTPPLSPRRRALPLPTYTTPALSNSVMDKIAASLAAADVEEAYSPGSSSGSSSAPDTLRNKMEELNRQIEEQKQQILKMAQADSSGGGENEAYSPSRPITPPSPVVPLADIALPSNLQEILATIKQRSESNADVLSSTDVDMRTLPPLP
- the LOC120628215 gene encoding death-inducer obliterator 1 isoform X2, which gives rise to MSNTVITNYTDLNGPSTKTDSSVVVIVNKDGSLSVDQNLLDTLMGTDGSQAAGISVVRVGHEGKPDDATDSENEDEKIPHVTLSVDSYYDEPDSIIKYDSGAEMLQSLRIETRENSLVGFQNDHCYTPLKSPSQTIPQRSEQFKFDDPVIEITHTPPPKPVTPKKITILEQKIIPKGKKIVLNTTEPSIILKSNDILTKPLPVFTKSKVLNEVEKPPAVEENTESSSISSSGDSTADRDSDSDYKETKEKTATLKPKKPKSKPRILKSATKIVKTDFKLAPKLKINKTILKKDIKEKLLSKNPYLEKKQLDLDNLIPATTVTATSVTSSDPSKLAPKLTPKVIKKDKKTPAHMSALLTDMTSLFSTPDVIRRVSTENKVPSKTDKETVQSTRKSIDSSKPEFNEEKPISQIVSSVTTEETKPPQKTYLRQIKIGPNIAEKSRGYDPMPQLDDASLAQILQDNTPQPMKVVPSISSANIINSPGLAGPLSPTLDLLAGLQPEEDGLTEDLLMHVAQLVESSENLQEVIDKQVLGKVETPAKVPEQQPYQQAQTPSNPYTLPIKTVKSIIPRKDPIEIVRRDGRVITLPPIEAPATRSSKRKNQLDTSNTEESAVIAPTTPTYPIVVTPEPIVQHISKQYSNKKLLNKKPEPIVPAAPVEKITAESQESWNSEDDPNRIWCICKQPHNNRFMICCDACEDWFHGKCVNITKAMGQQMEEQGIEWRCPNCVKKTPSAKNIVNKVPTMAKDNAGVSTSQPAITKELTTKTTCIVCKKPARASSIYCSDACILKHAQDSLGSQSASKTDTSSGKPLEKSNSESRVIVYERKSGRLLAGPNAPTAENLKIWLQKNPTFEVVRPGTLSAIKPNVIRKKPSLETNKIQTTLNFARIPRKSAAEQSPLSPQIKTPQPEPKEKMLKSLLPSPREEVKTTPRPKTPVTPKPQQQQLCETPKSSNKVASEPKKLVRSTLSRSQSLTEKPPAVSPSTSRRKDSSERKPRMSSEDPIRDNVKKSLQEQISIRMAESDGSKFTEEEIQQFAFETELELHELFNRDVGMKYKAKYRSLMFNIKDRKNLSLWEKIRKRVITPKQLVRLSPEELASQELAEWRDQQEKHQLELIKKSEIDLLAASKTYVLKTHKGEEVMQTKESVSTELDPNVPVEDLVSALNDAVGDGLPPDSTAQTEEPSKKDTAHKKHGIGKKKDKQENGNSSKKKEKRELEKKKSRSSRRKSELKEKERRSSRRAERKISRSRSKSKEKLKTEVTKEKARDRSRSRQRSRSRAKSKRRSREHSRSNSRSRARSRSLRRSSRRSTSKDSVKRRVSREEISRSKRRRSSDEKSKLRSRSQEPVYIKSKNDSTDSDSIERPKSAMMKEIHPEYDPHEPMITSAFSEEDLRKSREDVYDDSYKNEVSEYGNVDYDAAKSFSINTNEGNVTLSPPQYLEKQDKISEAESDQEPTSTVEHSAATVWNGCINMVDVARFYVAAHEVSGNALDLEDDLSPELDIVGRINPDTVWDYISKMKRASNKDIVILKLQAANDEEKMQYIALYSYLSSRNRLGVVKVSNTATIKDLYIVPAPANTPLPSVLLPLDGPGVGELKTHLLIAIIIRQRKKRAAASLPKDIVPAKVARESRKKSYTPPLSPRRRALPLPTYTTPALSNSVMDKIAASLAAADVEEAYSPGSSSGSSSAPDTLRNKMEELNRQIEEQKQQILKMAQADSSGGGENEAYSPSRPITPPSPVVPLADIALPSNLQEILATIKQRSESNADVLSSTDVDMRTLPPLP
- the LOC120628215 gene encoding death-inducer obliterator 1 isoform X1, producing the protein MSNTVITNYTDLNGPSTKTDSSVVVIVNKDGSLSVDQNLLDTLMGTDGSQAAGISVVRVGHEGKPDDATDSENEDEKIPHVTLSVDSYYDEPDSIIKYDSGAEMLQSLRIETRENSLVGFQNDHCYTPLKSPSQTIPQRSEQFKFDDPVIEITHTPPPKPVTPKKITILEQKIIPKGKKIVLNTTEPSIILKSNDILTKPLPVFTKSKVLNEVEKPPAVEENTESSSISSSGDSTADRDSDSDYKETKEKTATLKPKKPKSKPRILKSATKIVKTDFKLAPKLKINKTILKKDIKEKLLSKNPYLEKKQLDLDNLIPATTVTATSVTSSDPSKLAPKLTPKVIKKDKKTPAHMSALLTDMTSLFSTPDVIRRVSTENKVPSKTDKETVQSTRKSIDSSKPEFNEEKPISQIVSSVTTEETKPPQKTYLRQIKIGPNIAEKSRGYDPMPQLDDASLAQILQDNTPQPMKVVPSISSANIINSPGLAGPLSPTLDLLAGLQPEEDGLTEDLLMHVAQLVESSENLQEVIDKQVLGKVETPAKVPEQQPYQQAQTPSNPYTLPIKTVKSIIPRKDPIEIVRRDGRVITLPPIEAPATRSSKRKNQLDTSNTEESAVIAPTTPTYPIVVTPEPIVQHISKQYSNKKLLNKKPEPIVPAAPVEKITAESQESWNSEDDPNRIWCICKQPHNNRFMICCDACEDWFHGKCVNITKAMGQQMEEQGIEWRCPNCVKKTPSAKNIVNKVPTMAKDNAGVSTSQPAITKELTTKTTCIVCKKPARASSIYCSDACILKHAQDSLGSQSASKTDTSSGKPLEKSNSESRVIVYERKSGRLLAGPNAPTAENLKIWLQKNPTFEVVRPGTLSAIKPNVIRKKPSLETNKIQTTLNFARIPRKSAAEQSPLSPQIKTPQPEPKEKMLKSLLPSPREEVKTTPRPKTPVTPKPQQQQLCETPKSSNKVASEPKKLVRSTLSRSQSLTEKPPAVSPSTSRRKDSSERKPRMSSEDPIRDNVKKSLQEQISIRMAESDGSKFTEEEIQQFAFETELELHELFNRDVGMKYKAKYRSLMFNIKDRKNLSLWEKIRKRVITPKQLVRLSPEELASQELAEWRDQQEKHQLELIKKSEIDLLAASKTYVLKTHKGEEVMQTKESVSTELDPNVPVEDLVSALNDAVGDGLPPDSTAQTEEPSKKDTAHKKHGIGKKKDKQENGNSSKKKEKRELEKKKSRSSRRKSELKEKERRSSRRAERKISRSRSKSKEKLKTEVTKEKARDRSRSRQRSRSRAKSKRRSREHSRSNSRSRARSRSLRRSSRRSTSKDSVKRRVSREEISRSKRRRSSDEKSKLRSRSQEPVYIKSKNDSTDSDSIERPKSAMMKEIHPEYDPHEPMITSAFSEEDLRKSREDVYDDSYKNEVSEYGNVDYDAAKSFSINTNEGNVTLSPPQYLEKQDKISAEAESDQEPTSTVEHSAATVWNGCINMVDVARFYVAAHEVSGNALDLEDDLSPELDIVGRINPDTVWDYISKMKRASNKDIVILKLQAANDEEKMQYIALYSYLSSRNRLGVVKVSNTATIKDLYIVPAPANTPLPSVLLPLDGPGVGELKTHLLIAIIIRQRKKRAAASLPKDIVPAKVARESRKKSYTPPLSPRRRALPLPTYTTPALSNSVMDKIAASLAAADVEEAYSPGSSSGSSSAPDTLRNKMEELNRQIEEQKQQILKMAQADSSGGGENEAYSPSRPITPPSPVVPLADIALPSNLQEILATIKQRSESNADVLSSTDVDMRTLPPLP